AGAAGAAGATGCTGACGGAAGAAGCAATAGTAGAACAAATTCAAGCGGATCCGGAGATGATGAAAGTCTTGGCTATCATTCGAGATCTCAACCTAACAGATGCCTGGTTAGCGGCGGGCGCGGTGCGCAATTTCATCTGGAACCAGCTCTCTGGAAAACCAGGGTTTGATGCGACGACAGATCTGGATCTGGTCTTTTATGACCCTACGATCAGCTATGAGGAGACTCAGCAGATCGAGCAGGAATTACAGAAGACCTATCCCCAGTACGCTTGGGAAGTGAAAAATCAAGTCTATATGCACCAGCATAGTCCGGGGACGGCTCCTTATCGCAGTGCTTGTGACGCGGTTTCTAAATACCCCGAGCAGTGTACGGCACTTGCAGTTCGCTTAAGGAAAGAGGGTCAGCTAGAGCTCTTTCTCCCTTATGGGACAAAGGATATCGAAGACCTCATCGTTCAGCCAACTCCACATTTTTTAGCTAGTCCCGAGCGTTTGGCGGTTTATACAGAGCGGATGCGGAAGAAAGATTGGAAACGAAAATGGCCAGCCCTTCAGATCATCCTGCCTGAATAAAAAAAGAAAGTCAGCCCACCTCAACGGTGGACAGGCTTTTTTCATCTTGCCTCAAAATTATAATTTTAGCAGATTATATTTTTCTTACATTCTGTTATAATAGAAAGGAGGTGCTGTCATGAAAAAAATCGTATTTGTGTGTTTAGGAAATATTTGTCGGAGCCCCATGGCAGAGTTTGTCATGAAGGATTTGACCAACCAGTATGAGATTGAGAGCCGTGCCACTTCTAACTGGGAGCACGGGAACCCTATTCACCAAGGGACTCAAAAGATTTTTCGCAGTCATGGCGTACCCTATGATGTGTCTAAAACATCCCTTCAAATCAGTGACCAAGATTTTCATACCTTTGACCTGATCTTAGGGATGGATGAAAACAATGTGGCTGACCTCAAACGAATGGCACCGCCTGGAACAGAGCACAAGATTCATCTCTTTGCAGGAGAAAGTGTTCCAGATCCATGGTACACAGGAGATTTCGAAGAGACCTATTCCAGAGTCCTGAGCGGCTGTAAGGCTTGGTTAGATCAGTTAGCAACTTCCTAAGAGTTTGATATGTGAGAGAATACAGAATATGAAAGAATTTTATGAGACTTATAAGGTCTATCTGACAAGAAAAAATTTAGAAATAGCAGCATTAGTCGTGATTATTCTATCTGCTTTGCTGGTTTTCCTTTCAGCCATTCCAGGTCAGGGCGTCTTGACCTTGGATAAGGGGGCGATCCGTTACGACGGAAGTTTGGTCCGTGGCAAGATGAATGGCAAGGGAACCGTCACTTTTAAAAATGGGGATACCTATACAGGTAACCTCGTCAACGGCTCTTTTAGTGGCTATGGTAAGTTTAAGTCCAAGGATGGCTGGACCTATGAAGGGCAGTTTGTTAATGGCCAGCCGGAGGGCAAAGGCACCTTAACCACAGAAGCCAACGTCGTATACAAAGGAACATTCAAGCAGGGGATTTATCAAAATGCGCATTAAATGGTTTTCACTAGTCCGTGTTACAGGACTCTTATTGGTATTGCTTTACCATTTCTTCCAAAAAGCCTTTCCTGGAGGCTTCATTGGGGTAGATATTTTCTTCACCTTCTCAGGATTTTTGATTACAGCGCTCTTGATCGATGAATTTGCGCGCAAGCAAGGAATCGACTACCTGGCATTCTTGAAACGGCGCTTTTACCGGATCGTACCACCCCTTGTCTTTATGGTCTTGGTCGTAATGCCCTTTACCTTTATGGTCCAACGGGACTACGTGGCTGGTATTGGGACTCAGATTGCGGCGGTCTTTGGTTTTGTGACTAATTTCTTTGAGATGGCAACGGGTGGTAGTTACGAAAGCAACTTCATTCCGCATCTCTTCCTTCATACCTGGAGTTTGGCTCTAGAAGTGCATTACTATGTGCTCTGGGCACTTTTGGCATGGTTCTTGGCTAAGCGAGCTAAGACGGTTGGAAAATACCGAGGCATGCTCTTCTTAGCATCCAGCGGGCTCTTTCTCTTCACCTTCTTGTCCATGTTCATCCGCGCCTTTCTGACAGCCAATTTCTCTACCATCTATTTTTCTAGCTTCACTCACATCTTCCCCTTCTTTGCGGGATCATGCCTAGCAACGGTGACAGGGATTGCCAATGTCAGCCCGAACTTTACAAAGCTGGTGCAGTCTTGGAGCATGAAAAAGACCTTATCGGTCTTGGGTGGAAGCTTTGCCTTCTTGTTTGTGCTCAGTCTTTTCTTGCCATTTGATAGCTTGTGGACCTATCTGTTTGGCTTTTTAGCAGCGACAATCGCAGCTTGTGCCATGATTCTGTCGGCCCGCATTCTCCATGAAAAGACGCCAGATAAAAAAGAACCAGCCATTCTCAATTTCTTGGCAGATACCAGTTATGGTGTCTATCTTTTCCACTGGCCTTTCTTTATCATCTTCTCTCAACATTTGGGAAATATGATGGCAGCCCTTGTGACGACGATCGTTTCCTTGATTCTAACGGCTCTGTCCTTCTATATTTTGGAGCCAACCATTGCAGGCAAGGAGCCTCGTGTCTTTGGTATGAAGATGGATCTCAGCTTTTTGACCAAGCCAATCTTTTACCTCATGATTCCATTAGCTCTCTTGATGATCGGGATCTCTGCCTTTGCACCAACAGTCGGAGCTTTTGATGAGAGTTTGGTAGTGAGTGGGCTCAATCAAGCAGACAGCAAAATGCAGGTCACTCGGACGCAAGTGGACAATGCGACTGCAACAGACTATAACGTCTCAAATGGTGTGACCATGATCGGTGATTCGGTTAACTTGCGAGCGCAGGACTACCTAACCAAAGCGATCCCGGGCATCCAGATCGATGCAGTGGTGAGCCGTCAGTTGGAAAATGGAATGAAGGTCTTTGAGACCGATATCTCCAATAAAGTTCTCCTAAAAAATGTGGTCATTGCCCTAGGAACCAATACTGTAAGCAACTACAAAGAATTGCTGGATCAGTATGTTGAGAAACTTCCAAAAGGCCGTCGCTTGATCCTTGTGACACCATATGATGGGCGCTATGCCAACGATCAGTCCAGTGAATCGGTTCAAACGCGTCTTTATGAGTTGGAACTAGCTAAGAAATACGACTTTATCACCATTGCGGACTGGTACCAAGTAGCAATTGAAAATCCAAACATTTGGGTGGGAACAGACTCTGTTCACTTCAATATGGAAACCAATGGTGGGGAACTCTATGCTCAAACAGTCAAAGAAGCCCTTGATAAGGCCGAAAAGGGTCCGGTCAAGAAGTAACAATGCTTCTCTGAAACTGAAACAAAACAAATCCTAACAAAATAAAACAAAAAGCAACTTTTTACTTGTAAAAAGCTGC
Above is a window of Streptococcus sp. LPB0220 DNA encoding:
- a CDS encoding nucleotidyltransferase family protein, which produces MLTEEAIVEQIQADPEMMKVLAIIRDLNLTDAWLAAGAVRNFIWNQLSGKPGFDATTDLDLVFYDPTISYEETQQIEQELQKTYPQYAWEVKNQVYMHQHSPGTAPYRSACDAVSKYPEQCTALAVRLRKEGQLELFLPYGTKDIEDLIVQPTPHFLASPERLAVYTERMRKKDWKRKWPALQIILPE
- a CDS encoding low molecular weight protein-tyrosine-phosphatase; protein product: MKKIVFVCLGNICRSPMAEFVMKDLTNQYEIESRATSNWEHGNPIHQGTQKIFRSHGVPYDVSKTSLQISDQDFHTFDLILGMDENNVADLKRMAPPGTEHKIHLFAGESVPDPWYTGDFEETYSRVLSGCKAWLDQLATS
- a CDS encoding acyltransferase family protein — encoded protein: MRIKWFSLVRVTGLLLVLLYHFFQKAFPGGFIGVDIFFTFSGFLITALLIDEFARKQGIDYLAFLKRRFYRIVPPLVFMVLVVMPFTFMVQRDYVAGIGTQIAAVFGFVTNFFEMATGGSYESNFIPHLFLHTWSLALEVHYYVLWALLAWFLAKRAKTVGKYRGMLFLASSGLFLFTFLSMFIRAFLTANFSTIYFSSFTHIFPFFAGSCLATVTGIANVSPNFTKLVQSWSMKKTLSVLGGSFAFLFVLSLFLPFDSLWTYLFGFLAATIAACAMILSARILHEKTPDKKEPAILNFLADTSYGVYLFHWPFFIIFSQHLGNMMAALVTTIVSLILTALSFYILEPTIAGKEPRVFGMKMDLSFLTKPIFYLMIPLALLMIGISAFAPTVGAFDESLVVSGLNQADSKMQVTRTQVDNATATDYNVSNGVTMIGDSVNLRAQDYLTKAIPGIQIDAVVSRQLENGMKVFETDISNKVLLKNVVIALGTNTVSNYKELLDQYVEKLPKGRRLILVTPYDGRYANDQSSESVQTRLYELELAKKYDFITIADWYQVAIENPNIWVGTDSVHFNMETNGGELYAQTVKEALDKAEKGPVKK